The DNA sequence TACGCAAGAACCATTAGTGTATCTGCATGGTCATCACAACATTATTCCCGGTTTGGAAAAGGCTTTGGAAGGCAAGACGGTCGGCGATGAATTGACAATAACCGTTGCGCCGGCAGAGGCTTACGGGGAGTATTACCAAGAAGCCGTGCAGGATATTCCGCGCGAGTATTTCCAAGGGGTCGATACGATTGAAGTGGGCATGCAGTTCCAATCGCAGACGGAAAACGGTCAGCCGATGTTGGTGCAGGTCATTGCCGTTGACGATAAGACGGTCAGAGTGGATGCCAACCATCCTTTGGCAGGTAAAAGCTTAACTTTTGAGGTGAAAATAGTGGATATTCGCGCCGCGACAGAAGAAGAGATTGCGCACGGACATATTCACGGCGTCGGCGGACATCATCACTAATCCGCTTTTTTTAATAAGGCGATAAAAAAGGCCGCTTATATAGCTTCTTCAGATTAAATTGAGGCAATAAAAATTTTCAACATATTGAAAAATATTTCAATATGTTGTTTTAAGGCATATCATTTTAATCTGAAGAGACTATAGCAGCCTTTTTTTTGCGAGAGTGATAAATCTTTTATTGCTTCAGAGCTTCGATTTGAATCACGATATCGACTTCTTTGGCAAAGCCTTTGTCAATCAGATAATCCACGCCCCATTGGCTGCGGTCGATAGTAGCGGTGAAATCGCCGCCGCAAACTTGGGTTTTTGCCATCGGGCTGTCGTAGCAATTGAATTTTTCCGCTTTCAGCGTTACCGGCGCGGTTTTGCCTTTCATGGTCAATTGTCCTTCCACGCTTTCTAATTTGTCGTCTTTTACGTTGAATTTCTCAGATACGAAGCGGATTTCAGGGAATTGCTCCACATCGAAAATATCCGCGCTTTTTAAATGCTCGTCAAAATGTTGATTGCCGCTGCTGATGTTGTTCACCGGTAGAGTAACATCGATTTTGCCGGTTTTGCTTTCCGAATCAAATTCCATGCTGCC is a window from the Suttonella indologenes genome containing:
- a CDS encoding FKBP-type peptidyl-prolyl cis-trans isomerase gives rise to the protein MSQITHNSAVSIHYRLTDEQGNQLDASTQEPLVYLHGHHNIIPGLEKALEGKTVGDELTITVAPAEAYGEYYQEAVQDIPREYFQGVDTIEVGMQFQSQTENGQPMLVQVIAVDDKTVRVDANHPLAGKSLTFEVKIVDIRAATEEEIAHGHIHGVGGHHH
- a CDS encoding YceI family protein, whose product is MKKALLSSLVFAAALANAAEYKLDPAHANAGFGIDHFGTSTNRAAIHNLEGSMEFDSESKTGKIDVTLPVNNISSGNQHFDEHLKSADIFDVEQFPEIRFVSEKFNVKDDKLESVEGQLTMKGKTAPVTLKAEKFNCYDSPMAKTQVCGGDFTATIDRSQWGVDYLIDKGFAKEVDIVIQIEALKQ